A region from the Pectinophora gossypiella chromosome 29, ilPecGoss1.1, whole genome shotgun sequence genome encodes:
- the LOC126379614 gene encoding uncharacterized protein LOC126379614, which yields MLHSSGNLDTNIQHRIAAAWLKWREVTGVTCDKRMPVKLKGLVYKSMIRPVLTFGSETWAVTQRQVQTIQVAEMKMLRWMCGVTMLDKIRNEYVRGSLGVRDISEKLQESRLRWFGHVKRRPPDYVGNVTANLNIPGLRPRGRPKTRWADVVKKDLCMCNVSENDTSDRAKWKRSTKKADPTIRWE from the coding sequence ATGTTACACTCGTCTGGCAACCTGGACACAAACATACAGCATCGGATAGCGGCAGCCTGGCTTAAATGGCGGGAAGTAACTGGTGTAACCTGTGACAAACGTATGCCCGTTAAGCTCAAAGGCTTAGTGTACAAGAGCATGATCAGGCCAGTCTTGACGTTTGGTAGTGAAACGTGGGCAGTAACGCAGCGCCAAGTCCAGACCATTCAAGTCGCTGAGATGAAAATGCTTAGGTGGATGTGCGGAGTGACGATGCTCGACAAaatccgtaacgaatacgtgcgcggcagtctcggcgtacgcgacatctccgaaaagctacaagagagcaggctccgttggtttgggcacgtaaaaagaagacctccagattatgtgggtaacgttacagccaatctaaacataccagggcttagaccaagaggacggccaaaaacaagatgggcggatgtggtcaaaaaggacctgtgtatgtgcaatgtctccgagaacgacacgtccgatagagcgaagtggaagagaagtacgaagaaggcagaccccaccatcagatgggaataa
- the LOC126379543 gene encoding gelsolin-like isoform X2 has protein sequence MILRNPCWLYLEKCDSTDFEPVPVPKNQYNNFYSGDSYIVLKTTEIKNRMIWDIHFWLGASTSQDEAGAAAILTVNLDDFKFQGAAVQHREQQGYESQQFLHYFQPAIRYLDGGHASGFSHVTINAGSEKRLFQIKGKKHVRVRQVEPKISSMNKGDCFILDIEHTIYLYVGEKAGQMEKMKAISVANTIRDQDHNGRGSVEIIDPYSSEKDFETFFEALGSGDRASVPEDTEGGDDEEFERKAEASLSEVSDSSGQVKISPLPKPYSQGQLKSEECYILDLGRSGIYVWVGSKSNEKEKSEAMKKAQQYLKTQNLPEWVHVSKVPEGAEPAAFTQFFENWQD, from the exons ATGATATTACGAAACCCGTGTTGGCTCTATTTGGAGAAATGTGACAGTACA GATTTCGAGCCGGTGCCAGTGCCAAAGAATCAATATAACAACTTTTACTCCGGAGATTCTTACATAGTTCTCAAG ACGACGGAAATAAAGAACCGAATGATCTGGGATATTCACTTCTGGCTGGGGGCTTCCACCAGCCAGGATGAAGCGGGCGCAGCGGCCATCTTGACTGTCAATCTGGATGACTTCAAGTTCCAAGGGGCGGCTGTGCAGCACCGCGAGCAGCAGGGATACGAGTCACAGCAGTTCCTACATTATTTCCAGCCAG CGATCAGGTATCTGGATGGTGGCCACGCTTCTGGATTCAGTCACGTGACCATAAACGCTGGCTCCGAGAAGAGGCTCTTCCAGATCAAGGGCAAGAAACATGTCCGAGTGAGACAG GTGGAACCGAAGATCTCATCAATGAACAAAGGGGACTGTTTCATCCTGGACATTGAGCACACGATATACTTGTACGTGGGCGAGAAGGCTGGCCAGATGGAGAAGATGAAGGCCATATCAGTCGCCAACACCATCCGTGACCAGGACCACAACGGGCGAGGCAGCGTCGAGATCATTG ATCCGTACTCCAGCGAAAAAGACTTCGAGACATTCTTCGAGGCTCTTGGCTCCGGAGACAGAGCATCCGTGCCTGAAGACACTGAGGGTGGTGATGACGAG gagTTCGAGCGAAAGGCGGAGGCGTCTCTGAGCGAGGTGTCAGACAGTTCTGGGCAAGTGAAGATATCACCGCTTCCCAAACCGTACTCGCAAGGACAACTCAAGTCAGAG GAGTGCTACATCTTGGATCTTGGTAGGAGCGGTATCTACGTGTGGGTGGGAAGCAAGTCCAATGAAAAG gaGAAGTCAGAAGCGATGAAGAAAGCCCAGCAATATCTGAAGACACAAAATCTACCGGAATGG GTCCACGTATCGAAGGTTCCAGAGGGAGCAGAGCCGGCTGCCTTCACACAGTTTTTCGAAAACTGGCAGGATTGA
- the LOC126379543 gene encoding gelsolin-like isoform X1, which produces MAALHEAFTKAGEKEGLEIWRIEDFEPVPVPKNQYNNFYSGDSYIVLKTTEIKNRMIWDIHFWLGASTSQDEAGAAAILTVNLDDFKFQGAAVQHREQQGYESQQFLHYFQPAIRYLDGGHASGFSHVTINAGSEKRLFQIKGKKHVRVRQVEPKISSMNKGDCFILDIEHTIYLYVGEKAGQMEKMKAISVANTIRDQDHNGRGSVEIIDPYSSEKDFETFFEALGSGDRASVPEDTEGGDDEEFERKAEASLSEVSDSSGQVKISPLPKPYSQGQLKSEECYILDLGRSGIYVWVGSKSNEKEKSEAMKKAQQYLKTQNLPEWVHVSKVPEGAEPAAFTQFFENWQD; this is translated from the exons ATGGCTGCGCTCCACGAAGCATTTACAAAAGCTGGAGAAAAAGAAGGATTGGAGATATGGAGAATCGAG GATTTCGAGCCGGTGCCAGTGCCAAAGAATCAATATAACAACTTTTACTCCGGAGATTCTTACATAGTTCTCAAG ACGACGGAAATAAAGAACCGAATGATCTGGGATATTCACTTCTGGCTGGGGGCTTCCACCAGCCAGGATGAAGCGGGCGCAGCGGCCATCTTGACTGTCAATCTGGATGACTTCAAGTTCCAAGGGGCGGCTGTGCAGCACCGCGAGCAGCAGGGATACGAGTCACAGCAGTTCCTACATTATTTCCAGCCAG CGATCAGGTATCTGGATGGTGGCCACGCTTCTGGATTCAGTCACGTGACCATAAACGCTGGCTCCGAGAAGAGGCTCTTCCAGATCAAGGGCAAGAAACATGTCCGAGTGAGACAG GTGGAACCGAAGATCTCATCAATGAACAAAGGGGACTGTTTCATCCTGGACATTGAGCACACGATATACTTGTACGTGGGCGAGAAGGCTGGCCAGATGGAGAAGATGAAGGCCATATCAGTCGCCAACACCATCCGTGACCAGGACCACAACGGGCGAGGCAGCGTCGAGATCATTG ATCCGTACTCCAGCGAAAAAGACTTCGAGACATTCTTCGAGGCTCTTGGCTCCGGAGACAGAGCATCCGTGCCTGAAGACACTGAGGGTGGTGATGACGAG gagTTCGAGCGAAAGGCGGAGGCGTCTCTGAGCGAGGTGTCAGACAGTTCTGGGCAAGTGAAGATATCACCGCTTCCCAAACCGTACTCGCAAGGACAACTCAAGTCAGAG GAGTGCTACATCTTGGATCTTGGTAGGAGCGGTATCTACGTGTGGGTGGGAAGCAAGTCCAATGAAAAG gaGAAGTCAGAAGCGATGAAGAAAGCCCAGCAATATCTGAAGACACAAAATCTACCGGAATGG GTCCACGTATCGAAGGTTCCAGAGGGAGCAGAGCCGGCTGCCTTCACACAGTTTTTCGAAAACTGGCAGGATTGA